The Mixophyes fleayi isolate aMixFle1 chromosome 1, aMixFle1.hap1, whole genome shotgun sequence genome includes a region encoding these proteins:
- the TM9SF1 gene encoding transmembrane 9 superfamily member 1 yields the protein MDMCVQRTLALLCVWLLVPSTSAGGNQYKQGDSVMLYVNKVGPYHNPQETYHYYQLPVCAPTQIRHKSLTLGEVLDGDRMAESMYKIAFRVNVERDTLCELKLAVSQVEELREAIEELYYFEFVMDDIPIRGFVGYMEESGFLPHTHKIGLWSHLDFNIEYNEDHIIFANVSVRDVKPFSLDDVTEPLSLTHTYSVRWFPTTVNYERRGDRLRDSSFFPKSLEIHWLSIINSMVLVFLLLGFVVIILMRVLKSDMARYNLDEEGTDDMEQGDNGWKIIHTDVFRFPPYRSLLCAILGVGSQFLALGTGIIVMVLLGLFNVHRHGAINSAAILLYALTCCVSGYVSSNFYRQMGGDRWVWNIVLTTSLFSAPFFLTWSVVNSVHWANGSTQALPATTILLLITVWLLVGFPLTVIGGIFGKNSAGYFEAPCRTKNIAREIPTQPWYKSAPVHMAIGGFLPFSAISVELYYIFATVWGREQYTLYGILFIVFAILLSVGACISVALTYFQLSGEDYRWWWRSILSTGSTGAFIFLYSVFYFWRRSNMSGVVQTVEFFGYSFLTAYVFFLMLGTVSFIASLRFIRYIYVNFKMD from the exons ATGG ACATGTGTGTCCAGCGCACTCTTGCCCTCCTTTGTGTGTGGCTTTTAGTTCCATCGACATCAGCAGGGGGCAATCAGTACAAGCAAGGTGATTCAGTGATGCTCTATGTAAATAAAGTGGGACCATACCACAACCCACAGGAAACCTATCACTACTATCAGCTGCCAGTGTGTGCCCCCACACAGATCCGCCACAAGAGCCTGACCTTGGGAGAGGTTTTGGATGGAGACCGAATGGCAGAGTCTATGTATAAGATTGCATTTCGAGTTAATGTGGAAAGAGACACACTTTGTGAGTTGAAACTGGCTGTCAGTCAG gtggaGGAGCTGCGTGAAGCCATTGAAGAactatactactttgagtttgtGATGGATGACATACCAATTCGTGGATTTGTGGGCTACATGGAGGAGAGTGGATTCCTGCCACATACTCATAAAATTGGCTTGTGGTCTCACCTGGACTTCAACATTGAATATAACGAGGACCATATCATATTTGCCAATGTTAGTGTCCGAGATGTGAAACCATTTAGCTTGGATGATGTCACAGAGCCGCTCAGcttgacacacacatacagtgtgCGCTGGTTTCCAACCACTGTTAACTATGAGCGACGTGGTGACCGTCTCAGAGACTCCAGCTTCTTTCCCAAAAGCTTGGAGATTCATTGGCTCTCCATCATTAATTCAATGGTGCTGGTATTCTTGCTTTTGGGATTTGTGGTCATCATACTCATGCGTGTTCTTAAGAGTGATATGGCACGTTACAATTTAGATGAGGAAGGAACAGATGACATGGAACAGGGAGATAATGGATGGAAGATTATTCACACAGATGTGTTCCGCTTCCCACCATATCGAAGTCTACTTTGTGCTATTCTTGGTGTAGGTTCACAGTTTCTGGCACTTGGGACAG GTATTATAGTCATGGTTCTTCTGGGCCTGTTTAATGTGCACAGACACGGTGCTATCAATTCAGCAGCTATCCTGCTATATGCACTCACTTGTTGTGTTTCCGGCTATGTGTCTAGTAATTTCTATCGGCAGATGGGTGGAGATCGTTGGGTGTGGAACATTGTACTCACTACTAGCCTCTTCTCAG CCCCATTTTTCCTAACCTGGAGCGTGGTAAATTCAGTTCATTGGGCCAATGGATCAACCCAAGCTCTTCCAGCAACCACTATCCTTCTCCTGATCACTGTCTGGCTTTTGGTTGGATTTCCCCTTACTGTAATCGGAGGTATCTTTGGTAAAAATAGTGCAGGATACTTTGAAGCTCCATGTCGGACTAAGAACATTGCCCGAGAGATTCCTACTCAGCCCTGGTACAAGTCTGCACCAGTCCACATGGCGATTGGAGGATTCCTACCATTCAG TGCCATTTCGGTGGagctttattacatttttgctacTGTGTGGGGAAGGGAGCAGTACACACTGTATGGAATTCTGTTCATTGTATTTGCCATCCTGTTGAGTGTTGGTGCCTGCATTTCTGTGGCACTGACCTACTTCCAGCTCTCAGGAGAAGATTATCGCTGGTGGTGGCGTTCCATTCTGAGCACAGGATCCACTGGAGCTTTTATATTTCTGTACTCGGTCTTCTATTTCTGGCGTCGTTCAAACATGTCTGGGGTTGTTCAAACTGTAGAGTTTTTTGGGTACTCTTTTCTTACAGCTTATGTCTTCTTCCTCATGCTTGGAACCGTTAGCTTCATAGCATCACTTCGATTCATTCGCTATATATATGTGAACTTCAAGATGGACTGA